A stretch of Parachlamydia sp. AcF125 DNA encodes these proteins:
- a CDS encoding tetratricopeptide repeat protein: protein MKNSLLIKKVLQEVLNTKTFEHLDPFRKEDAWGCLADQEKEQLASLFVMEGKALLKEGKREGEASLKLATEIAPQSPKIYYEQGLAYAAQHHNLNDLVAACAAYSKAVGLDPLFFLAWRAWGAILVEIGVFYQDTSHFEQAEEKFEKALQSSEGCTEHELGAFYWEWGLCGAQHGKISGEAIDYRNAIEKFTKAVELGMNYKEFWNDYGNAIVDLGYLVGRQDMFLEAVEIYQKAVHNQADFFQGWFNLASCLQHLFEISADEAFFEEAQKCFEQASEINPDHPVLWFKWGMLFLFSGKNRKDLNLLAQACNKFTKADELDPSNPLVLSKLSETLVTLGSLTENLDLLRRAEDKIAQSVEIDSENSHYWAVYGECLNELGHYFNDEVYYIQAIGKFQYALSLNRSNPLFWYGLAVSHFSLGELKQDKHVIEKAVRFYSRVIEFTDTPFPQFWNDWGVVLMKLAEMTSDKRYIEAAIEKFEHAIEIYGDNYSHESLDLEFWYNYGCALDFQGDFNQDAACYEKAIQVLTKIIQVHPSYAHARYNLALAYSHLGELVDDFEFFQRAVEHFEVLVAENPEDEMAWNDLGLTFVHWALLVDDVSTADSSSALYEKAGQAFTQAIALGHLPVYYNLSCLYSLIGNHATALHYLQKAEEVDALPEIDDIMHDEWLEGLRHTAAFRNFISQLTTKFRLEENEK, encoded by the coding sequence GGAAGGTAAAGCGTTATTAAAAGAAGGCAAAAGAGAAGGGGAAGCTTCCCTGAAGCTGGCCACAGAAATCGCTCCTCAGTCTCCAAAAATTTATTATGAGCAAGGTTTGGCCTATGCAGCGCAGCATCATAATTTAAACGATCTAGTAGCCGCTTGCGCTGCATATAGCAAAGCTGTGGGGCTAGATCCTTTATTTTTTCTGGCTTGGCGTGCTTGGGGAGCTATTTTAGTAGAAATAGGGGTTTTTTATCAGGATACTTCCCATTTTGAACAAGCTGAAGAAAAATTTGAAAAAGCTTTACAGTCTTCCGAGGGATGTACCGAACATGAACTAGGGGCATTTTATTGGGAATGGGGGCTGTGTGGGGCGCAGCATGGTAAAATTTCGGGAGAAGCGATCGATTATCGAAATGCGATTGAAAAATTCACCAAGGCCGTTGAATTGGGAATGAATTATAAAGAATTTTGGAATGATTATGGAAATGCGATTGTGGATTTAGGCTATTTAGTTGGCCGTCAAGACATGTTTTTAGAAGCTGTCGAAATTTATCAAAAAGCTGTGCATAATCAAGCAGATTTTTTTCAAGGCTGGTTTAATCTAGCAAGCTGCCTTCAACATTTATTTGAAATTTCTGCGGACGAAGCTTTTTTTGAAGAGGCCCAAAAATGTTTTGAACAAGCCTCCGAAATTAATCCCGATCACCCTGTGCTTTGGTTTAAATGGGGGATGTTATTTTTATTTTCAGGCAAAAACCGCAAAGACCTCAATTTGCTTGCCCAAGCTTGTAACAAGTTTACCAAAGCGGATGAGTTAGATCCTAGCAATCCGCTTGTATTAAGCAAGCTAAGTGAAACTCTTGTGACGTTGGGATCTTTGACAGAAAATTTGGATCTTTTGCGGCGGGCAGAAGACAAAATTGCGCAAAGCGTGGAAATAGATTCGGAAAATTCTCATTACTGGGCTGTTTATGGGGAGTGCTTAAATGAGCTCGGCCATTATTTTAATGATGAAGTGTATTACATTCAGGCTATTGGCAAATTTCAGTATGCCTTATCGTTGAATCGCAGCAATCCTCTTTTCTGGTATGGTTTAGCCGTTTCCCACTTTTCCTTAGGAGAACTGAAGCAGGATAAGCATGTAATTGAGAAAGCTGTTCGCTTCTATTCTCGCGTGATTGAATTTACAGATACTCCTTTTCCCCAATTTTGGAATGATTGGGGTGTTGTTTTGATGAAGCTGGCCGAAATGACAAGCGATAAGCGGTATATTGAAGCTGCTATTGAAAAATTTGAACATGCCATTGAAATCTATGGAGACAATTATTCGCATGAGTCCCTAGATTTGGAGTTTTGGTACAACTACGGCTGTGCTTTGGATTTTCAGGGAGATTTTAATCAAGACGCAGCCTGTTATGAAAAGGCGATTCAAGTGCTAACTAAAATTATCCAAGTGCATCCTTCTTATGCGCATGCGCGCTACAATCTGGCGCTTGCCTATTCCCATTTGGGAGAACTTGTGGATGATTTTGAATTTTTTCAAAGAGCTGTGGAACACTTTGAAGTGCTTGTGGCTGAAAATCCTGAAGATGAAATGGCTTGGAACGATTTGGGATTGACGTTTGTCCACTGGGCGTTGCTGGTAGATGATGTTTCTACAGCCGATTCTAGTTCTGCCTTATATGAAAAAGCAGGGCAAGCTTTTACGCAAGCCATCGCTCTTGGTCATCTTCCTGTTTACTATAATTTATCCTGCCTCTATTCTTTAATAGGAAATCACGCTACCGCTTTGCATTACCTGCAAAAAGCAGAAGAAGTAGATGCGCTTCCTGAAATTGACGATATTATGCACGACGAATGGCTAGAAGGGCTTCGCCACACCGCAGCTTTTCGCAATTTTATCTCGCAATTGACCACCAAATTCCGCTTAGAAGAAAACGAAAAATAA
- the ligA gene encoding NAD-dependent DNA ligase LigA: MTKPSSYQSYQELCNQIWLHNKAYYVDHRPLISDEEFDHLMHQLEQVEKEHPEWVSPASPSQRVGEMLTEGFRTIPHQTPMLSLANTYSKEEVEDFIKRIKKLARLQEIAFSCELKMDGIAIAAHFEKGVFVRGITRGDGRRGDDITLNLRTVAAFPLQLVGPSVPDFLEVRGEIFMPKQVFQKLNAEKELEGEDPWANPRNAAAGSLKLLDPNETRRRKLDVVFYGIAQGSQGDLPSQFASHALLKSYGLPVLNQIAKCHTLEEIWEFVEKVRQLRSTLPFEIDGVVIKLDSLAEQKRLGVTGKNPRWAVAYKFAAEQAETHIHTITVQVGRTGVLTPVAELQPVFLAGSKIARATLHNEEEVLRKDIREGDSVIIEKGGDVIPKVVAVNFEKRKLASIPWSMPTHCPSCGTPIARLDEEVAVRCPNSLFCPEQQLRRLIFFAGKSAMDIEHMGEKVVEQLVRLKFVKKPSDIYALTREQLAQLEGFKAKSVENLFSSIERSKNVSFLRFIMALGIKHVGEGTAELLAKRTGNIHALMRISAEELLSIEGIGEKVAAAVVEYFADPYNQEEIALLLQRGVSPQEVISVSHKGHPFGSKTFVLTGTLKHYTRPTAATLIKERGGKVTNSVSQKTDYVLAGEDPGSKLDKAKSLHLKILTEEEFQALLD, translated from the coding sequence ATGACAAAACCCTCAAGCTACCAAAGCTACCAGGAGCTTTGCAATCAAATCTGGTTACACAATAAAGCTTATTACGTGGATCATCGCCCTCTCATTAGCGATGAAGAATTCGATCATTTAATGCACCAGTTAGAGCAGGTGGAAAAAGAGCATCCCGAATGGGTCTCGCCTGCTTCCCCCTCTCAGCGAGTAGGAGAGATGCTTACAGAGGGGTTCCGAACGATCCCCCATCAAACTCCTATGCTTTCTTTAGCTAACACCTATAGCAAAGAGGAAGTGGAGGATTTTATTAAGCGAATTAAAAAATTAGCTCGCTTACAAGAAATCGCTTTTTCTTGCGAACTTAAAATGGATGGCATCGCTATTGCCGCTCATTTTGAAAAAGGGGTTTTTGTGCGAGGCATTACTCGAGGAGATGGAAGAAGAGGGGACGATATCACCCTTAATTTGCGAACAGTAGCCGCTTTCCCTTTACAATTAGTGGGCCCTTCTGTTCCAGATTTTCTGGAAGTCAGGGGAGAGATTTTCATGCCCAAACAAGTTTTTCAAAAGTTGAACGCGGAAAAAGAGCTAGAAGGGGAAGACCCTTGGGCCAATCCTAGAAATGCAGCAGCAGGTTCGTTAAAGCTTTTAGATCCTAACGAAACCCGCCGTAGAAAGCTAGACGTGGTCTTTTACGGGATCGCCCAGGGATCGCAAGGCGATTTGCCCAGCCAATTTGCTAGCCACGCTCTTTTAAAAAGTTATGGTTTACCTGTTTTAAACCAAATTGCCAAATGTCACACCTTAGAAGAGATCTGGGAATTTGTAGAAAAAGTCAGGCAATTGCGGTCAACTCTTCCCTTTGAGATTGACGGTGTCGTGATCAAACTCGACTCGTTGGCTGAGCAAAAACGGTTAGGCGTGACGGGGAAGAACCCTCGTTGGGCAGTCGCTTATAAATTTGCGGCGGAACAAGCCGAAACACACATTCATACCATCACTGTGCAGGTTGGCCGTACAGGGGTTTTAACCCCCGTCGCAGAACTTCAACCTGTTTTTCTGGCAGGAAGCAAGATTGCGCGGGCCACCTTGCATAATGAAGAAGAGGTTTTGCGCAAAGATATTCGAGAAGGCGATTCGGTTATTATTGAAAAAGGGGGAGATGTTATCCCTAAAGTGGTGGCGGTCAATTTCGAAAAACGCAAATTAGCTAGCATTCCTTGGAGTATGCCTACCCATTGCCCAAGTTGCGGAACGCCCATTGCTAGGTTGGATGAAGAAGTGGCGGTTAGATGCCCCAATAGCTTGTTTTGTCCAGAACAGCAATTACGCCGGCTAATCTTTTTTGCAGGGAAATCCGCCATGGATATTGAGCATATGGGCGAAAAAGTGGTAGAGCAGCTTGTGAGATTGAAATTTGTTAAAAAACCTTCCGATATCTATGCTTTGACTCGCGAGCAGCTTGCTCAGCTTGAAGGATTTAAAGCTAAATCAGTCGAAAATCTGTTTTCCAGTATTGAAAGGTCGAAAAATGTTTCTTTTCTCCGATTTATTATGGCTTTAGGAATTAAACATGTGGGAGAAGGGACAGCCGAATTACTCGCCAAGAGAACCGGTAATATCCACGCCCTTATGCGAATTTCGGCAGAAGAGCTTTTAAGTATCGAAGGTATTGGTGAAAAAGTGGCAGCTGCCGTGGTAGAGTATTTTGCGGACCCCTACAATCAAGAAGAGATCGCCCTCCTACTCCAGCGAGGAGTTTCGCCCCAAGAGGTTATATCCGTTTCTCATAAGGGTCATCCTTTCGGTTCGAAAACCTTCGTTTTAACCGGCACTTTAAAGCATTACACCCGCCCTACAGCGGCGACCTTAATTAAAGAACGGGGAGGCAAAGTGACCAATTCTGTGAGCCAAAAAACAGATTACGTCCTAGCAGGAGAAGATCCAGGATCCAAATTGGATAAAGCCAAATCCTTGCATTTAAAGATTCTTACCGAAGAAGAATTTCAAGCGCTGTTAGATTAA
- a CDS encoding superoxide dismutase family protein, protein MRKLLAYGLCLFLLTSCHSSDRKAEAPHLIKKANAVVNPTQGHKTWGSITFTETKEGVLIVANIQGLPPGKHGFHVHEFGDCSAPDASSAGGPYEPAHPKTRAENTERYISDLGNLEANEKGHAFYERLDRVITLNGPNSILGKSVVIHQNEDDFKIHPAGSLGKRMACGLILPVEE, encoded by the coding sequence ATGAGAAAGCTGTTAGCTTATGGATTGTGTCTTTTTCTTTTGACATCTTGTCATTCGTCAGACCGAAAGGCTGAAGCCCCACACCTTATCAAAAAAGCAAATGCGGTAGTGAATCCAACCCAGGGACATAAAACTTGGGGAAGTATCACTTTTACAGAAACTAAAGAGGGGGTGTTGATTGTCGCCAATATTCAAGGACTGCCCCCTGGAAAGCACGGATTTCACGTGCATGAATTTGGAGACTGCAGCGCTCCTGACGCCTCTTCAGCAGGAGGTCCTTATGAGCCCGCCCATCCTAAAACTAGAGCAGAAAATACCGAAAGATACATTAGCGATCTCGGAAATTTAGAAGCCAATGAAAAGGGGCACGCTTTTTATGAACGTTTGGATAGGGTGATTACTCTGAATGGCCCCAACAGTATTTTAGGTAAATCTGTTGTCATTCATCAGAATGAAGACGACTTTAAAATTCACCCTGCAGGCAGTTTGGGCAAGCGCATGGCTTGTGGATTGATTCTCCCGGTTGAGGAATAG
- a CDS encoding ankyrin repeat domain-containing protein: MLPIANTHTEFREHSLFSELPNELMLNIAKFIPFGDLGQLCLASRNWHQIKEEAFKERFRYLFVYTSRQLYHLLGCADGNGSMQQKIPLLFQELKSSSRYFPHSRHVYYPNTQKINLEATLLNCEHWTNEEFLNFFSQKKVYETPLVCTVITNFFFKTRSSRRHQRFAQTSPRLGHYSFASLIEAIQHKQPTIVRLILNLIPPSFALQNSYPFLSSSNIRLTEKVPILQPPRRLNSFYEPEPVSLEALLGIGKPVLEHAMHEAVQGGLLGVVNLLLSWAVASITPSVSLKHKETINRHILTCIEIVVLTALSKGYLDIAKLMFSRLKKIPYFGDKAFFLATERGYFEIVQLLVDKGVDIHKANPDGKTPVLLATERGYFEIVQLLVDKGADIHKANPGGKAPLLLAAEKGHFKIVQLLLEKGGDMHKATPDGKTPLLLAAERGYIEIVQLLLEKGADMHEATPNRKTALLLAVENAHLKMVEFLLGRHADINKPTLKGKTPLHKAVKKGNEPIVELLVEKNANMEAETQKGETALLLAAKIGNEQAAQFLLNRKVNIEACNQNKETALHLATDKGFQSMVELLGQYKAKINAKTNQGMTPLHLVVKNGNLKIGDTLLKQGAEVNAMTLSGRTPLHLAVKKGKLEMVDWLLKQGADVEAATNSGKTPLHLAAKGNSWSIVTLLLKKQAEVNKKTKEGQTPLHFAVQNPKKRVAEVLLNNGARINAINEKGETPLHLAIKSGKQASINLLLVKKAKVNIANEAGETPLHVAATKSDAKNIDLLLAHKAQINARSKGGKTPLWVAIEHSNFSAVSILLNNQADFSLACNEITPLHLAACKEDYRILNLFLDKLIQNDPQLNLLDSVGNTPLHIAALMGNQKNSFEKLLKKGAKINIPNKRGQTPAHIAVSKIGKEAINLFKQYSVDLDLEDLSGNTLLHAAVSEGKLSVAQALITAGAKINLLNEMGNSPLHIAAHFKNLKVFETLLKMGATLNIQNKKGQTPAHIAISTMGIEAINLFRQYSINLDLEDLSGNSLLHLAVSEGNLPVAQALLAGGAKINLLNEMGNSPLHIAAYFKNLKVFEMLLKKGAKINTHNKKGQTPAHIAISAMGEEAIKLFVQYHIPLNIEGLDGNTPLHAAALEGNLPAVQALLAAGAEINLLNKQGKTPLNLAQAQKHLEVEKVFQEALAVPTLPIRARKRKKALTSSETLPKKSRPARANLSTEFASPSAHEETLQISHAGSNATTACKRKRKVQAEKTKSQERPKKKLRKED; encoded by the coding sequence ATGCTACCTATTGCAAATACTCACACAGAATTTAGGGAACATTCTTTATTTAGTGAATTGCCTAATGAATTAATGTTAAATATTGCAAAGTTTATTCCCTTTGGAGATTTAGGCCAATTATGCCTTGCTTCCCGAAACTGGCACCAAATAAAAGAAGAGGCTTTTAAAGAAAGGTTCCGCTATTTGTTCGTCTATACCTCACGCCAGCTCTATCATTTATTAGGATGTGCTGACGGAAATGGAAGCATGCAGCAAAAGATTCCTCTTCTTTTCCAGGAGCTTAAATCTTCCAGCCGTTATTTTCCTCACTCGCGGCATGTTTATTATCCAAACACACAAAAAATAAATTTGGAAGCTACGCTTTTAAATTGCGAACATTGGACTAATGAGGAATTTTTAAACTTTTTTTCTCAAAAAAAAGTATATGAAACTCCTTTGGTTTGCACTGTTATCACTAATTTTTTCTTCAAAACTCGCTCTTCAAGGCGTCACCAGCGCTTTGCTCAGACATCGCCTAGGTTAGGTCATTATAGCTTCGCCTCTCTTATAGAAGCTATCCAGCATAAACAACCCACAATAGTAAGGTTAATTTTAAATCTAATTCCTCCATCCTTTGCCCTTCAAAATTCTTATCCCTTCCTCTCCTCCTCTAATATCAGGCTCACTGAGAAGGTACCAATTTTACAACCACCCCGCCGTTTGAATTCATTTTACGAGCCAGAGCCTGTCAGCTTGGAGGCTTTATTGGGAATAGGAAAACCTGTTCTTGAGCATGCTATGCATGAAGCGGTGCAAGGAGGGCTTTTAGGCGTTGTAAACCTTTTGTTAAGTTGGGCAGTTGCATCTATAACGCCTTCAGTTTCCCTAAAACATAAAGAGACAATAAACAGGCACATTCTAACTTGTATTGAAATTGTAGTTTTAACGGCTTTAAGCAAAGGGTATCTTGACATTGCAAAATTGATGTTCTCTAGGCTTAAGAAAATCCCTTACTTTGGGGATAAAGCTTTCTTCTTGGCTACAGAAAGAGGCTATTTTGAAATTGTGCAATTGCTAGTAGATAAAGGTGTGGATATACATAAAGCTAACCCAGACGGAAAAACACCTGTGCTCTTGGCTACAGAAAGAGGCTATTTCGAAATTGTGCAATTGCTAGTAGATAAAGGTGCAGATATACATAAAGCTAACCCAGGCGGAAAAGCACCTTTGCTCTTGGCCGCAGAAAAAGGTCATTTTAAGATTGTACAATTGCTATTAGAAAAAGGGGGTGATATGCATAAAGCTACCCCAGATGGAAAAACACCTTTACTCTTGGCTGCAGAAAGGGGCTATATCGAGATTGTGCAATTGCTATTAGAAAAAGGGGCTGATATGCATGAAGCTACCCCAAACAGGAAAACAGCCTTGCTATTGGCCGTAGAGAATGCTCATCTCAAAATGGTCGAATTCCTTCTTGGAAGGCATGCAGATATCAACAAGCCTACTTTAAAGGGAAAGACTCCCTTGCATAAAGCTGTTAAAAAAGGAAATGAGCCGATTGTCGAATTGCTAGTAGAAAAAAATGCCAATATGGAAGCAGAAACTCAGAAGGGTGAAACGGCTTTGCTTCTTGCAGCAAAAATAGGAAATGAGCAAGCGGCGCAATTTCTACTAAATAGAAAAGTTAATATTGAAGCTTGTAATCAAAACAAAGAAACCGCTTTGCATCTAGCCACGGATAAAGGCTTTCAAAGCATGGTCGAATTACTAGGACAATATAAAGCGAAAATTAATGCAAAAACCAATCAGGGGATGACACCTTTGCATCTAGTCGTAAAAAATGGAAATTTAAAAATTGGAGATACGCTGCTAAAACAAGGAGCTGAAGTCAATGCTATGACTCTTTCTGGGAGAACACCTTTGCATTTAGCAGTAAAAAAGGGAAAGTTAGAGATGGTAGATTGGCTATTGAAGCAAGGAGCCGATGTTGAAGCAGCCACAAATTCAGGAAAGACCCCTTTGCACCTAGCTGCTAAAGGTAACAGCTGGTCTATTGTAACACTATTACTAAAGAAGCAAGCAGAAGTAAATAAAAAAACTAAGGAAGGACAAACACCCTTACATTTTGCCGTGCAAAATCCAAAGAAGCGGGTTGCCGAGGTATTATTAAACAATGGAGCCCGGATCAATGCCATTAATGAAAAAGGAGAGACCCCATTGCATCTGGCTATAAAAAGTGGCAAGCAAGCGTCCATAAATTTATTATTAGTAAAAAAAGCAAAAGTGAATATAGCCAACGAAGCAGGAGAGACACCCTTGCATGTTGCTGCTACTAAGAGTGACGCAAAAAACATAGATTTACTCCTAGCACATAAAGCCCAGATCAATGCCAGAAGCAAAGGTGGCAAAACACCGCTATGGGTAGCGATAGAGCACTCAAATTTTTCAGCCGTTAGCATCTTATTGAATAACCAAGCTGATTTTTCTTTAGCTTGTAACGAAATTACCCCCCTACACTTAGCTGCCTGTAAAGAAGATTACAGAATTCTCAATCTTTTTCTCGATAAGCTTATCCAAAATGATCCGCAGCTTAATTTGTTAGACTCAGTAGGAAATACTCCCTTGCATATCGCTGCACTTATGGGAAACCAGAAGAATTCCTTCGAAAAACTTTTAAAGAAAGGTGCTAAAATAAACATTCCCAATAAAAGAGGCCAGACCCCTGCGCATATCGCTGTCTCCAAAATAGGGAAAGAAGCCATTAATCTTTTCAAGCAATACTCTGTTGACTTAGACTTGGAAGACTTGAGCGGTAACACTCTTTTACATGCTGCAGTTTCAGAGGGCAAATTGTCTGTTGCGCAAGCCCTAATAACGGCTGGAGCTAAAATAAATCTCTTAAATGAAATGGGAAATAGTCCTTTACACATTGCGGCTCATTTCAAAAACTTAAAGGTCTTTGAAACACTTTTAAAAATGGGAGCTACCCTAAATATTCAAAATAAAAAAGGGCAGACCCCTGCGCATATCGCTATCTCCACAATGGGGATAGAAGCCATCAATCTTTTCAGGCAATACTCTATTAATTTAGACTTGGAAGATTTGAGCGGCAATAGTCTTTTACATCTCGCAGTTTCAGAGGGCAACTTACCCGTTGCGCAAGCCTTGCTAGCGGGCGGAGCTAAAATAAATCTCTTAAATGAAATGGGGAATAGTCCTTTACACATTGCGGCTTATTTCAAAAACTTAAAGGTCTTTGAAATGCTTTTAAAGAAAGGCGCTAAAATAAATACGCACAATAAAAAAGGGCAGACCCCAGCGCATATCGCCATCTCTGCAATGGGAGAAGAAGCCATAAAACTTTTTGTGCAATACCATATTCCTTTAAACATTGAAGGCTTGGACGGTAATACTCCTTTGCATGCCGCAGCTTTAGAGGGCAACTTGCCCGCTGTGCAAGCCCTACTAGCAGCTGGAGCTGAGATAAACCTCTTAAACAAACAGGGCAAAACTCCCTTAAATTTAGCTCAAGCGCAAAAACACCTGGAGGTTGAAAAGGTATTTCAAGAAGCTTTAGCTGTCCCCACCTTACCTATAAGGGCGAGAAAAAGGAAGAAAGCTTTAACTTCTTCGGAAACTTTGCCTAAAAAATCTCGCCCAGCTAGGGCTAATTTATCCACAGAATTTGCGTCTCCTTCGGCCCATGAGGAAACGCTTCAAATTTCTCATGCCGGTTCAAATGCGACTACCGCTTGCAAGAGAAAAAGAAAGGTCCAGGCAGAAAAGACAAAAAGCCAGGAAAGACCAAAGAAAAAATTACGTAAAGAAGACTAG
- the queC gene encoding 7-cyano-7-deazaguanine synthase QueC — MKLQKKAVVIHSGGMDSSICLALAIRRFSVENVLSISFIYDQRHSSELEQAKKICQVWNVDHVVLSIPCLKEITTNALTDASLPIEGGNGAPPNTLVVGRNGLMAQLGAIHAHKLGAHCIYMGIIGVEGNHSGYRDCTRSYMDLKQALLRLDLDDELFTIETPLVDMSKKKTLELANEMGVLEFLLNETITCYEGIAKLGCQKCPACVLRNEGIRQFSAENPSFKLPYPLF, encoded by the coding sequence ATGAAACTACAAAAAAAAGCCGTGGTCATTCACTCTGGAGGGATGGATTCAAGTATTTGTTTAGCCTTAGCTATTCGCCGTTTCTCGGTAGAAAATGTGCTTAGTATCTCTTTTATCTATGATCAAAGGCACTCGAGTGAATTAGAACAAGCTAAAAAAATCTGCCAAGTTTGGAATGTGGATCACGTGGTTTTATCTATTCCCTGCTTAAAGGAAATTACCACGAATGCTTTAACGGATGCCTCTTTACCGATTGAAGGGGGAAATGGCGCTCCACCTAATACGCTTGTCGTAGGAAGAAATGGCTTGATGGCGCAGTTAGGTGCCATCCATGCCCATAAATTAGGAGCTCATTGCATTTATATGGGAATTATTGGCGTGGAAGGAAATCATAGCGGCTATCGGGATTGCACCCGCTCCTATATGGACCTTAAACAAGCCCTTTTAAGATTAGACTTAGACGATGAATTATTCACGATTGAAACACCTTTAGTCGATATGAGTAAAAAGAAAACACTCGAATTAGCAAATGAAATGGGCGTTTTAGAATTCCTCTTAAATGAAACGATTACCTGTTATGAGGGAATTGCAAAACTTGGATGTCAAAAATGCCCAGCCTGTGTCTTGAGAAACGAAGGAATTCGACAATTTAGCGCCGAAAATCCTTCCTTCAAACTTCCTTACCCCCTCTTTTGA
- a CDS encoding branched-chain amino acid transport system II carrier protein: MNVFFSRTTWMTGLAIFSMFFGAGNVVFPLVLGQMAGDQIFAALPGLLLTSIGGPLFGLFGTILYKGDYKAFFSRTGRIPGYLLMLVCAGLLGPFAVMPRCVVLTYASFQPYFPELSLFSFSILFGIVALACTVKRDTILSLLGGFLSPVLLGSLALIIYQGMNSSPRDLPSFTQNPLKPFGNGLLVGYDTMDLIASIFFAFTVWKLLREQFQTTDIQDSRLVKQTTIAAGCLGGLFLGLIYVGLSLVAALHSPVINDVPPESLLSTLCFHLLGPFQGDIATLAVALACLTTVISLGVTFAEVLQKEFSQLQISYSFAIILIMLWTTIFANLGFSQLMSIIHPIVSVCYPAIIVLTFCNVMHKLYGWTTVKLPVFATFAVTLGLDFFNRLG, from the coding sequence ATGAATGTTTTTTTCAGCCGGACTACCTGGATGACGGGTTTGGCTATTTTTTCCATGTTTTTTGGCGCCGGAAATGTTGTTTTTCCTTTAGTTTTAGGCCAAATGGCCGGCGATCAAATTTTTGCTGCATTACCTGGTCTACTTTTAACTTCCATTGGCGGCCCCTTGTTTGGTTTATTTGGCACTATACTCTATAAAGGCGATTACAAAGCCTTTTTTTCACGCACGGGGAGAATTCCTGGCTATTTACTCATGCTTGTCTGCGCAGGCCTACTCGGTCCATTCGCCGTGATGCCGCGTTGCGTCGTATTGACTTATGCCTCTTTTCAGCCCTATTTTCCTGAACTTTCTTTATTTAGTTTTAGCATTTTATTTGGAATTGTGGCTTTAGCCTGCACTGTTAAACGGGACACCATTTTGTCCTTACTTGGTGGCTTTTTAAGCCCTGTGCTTCTAGGCTCCTTGGCTTTGATTATTTATCAGGGAATGAACTCTTCGCCGAGAGATCTGCCCTCTTTTACTCAAAATCCTTTAAAGCCTTTTGGGAACGGGCTTTTAGTAGGATATGATACGATGGACCTGATTGCCTCTATCTTCTTCGCTTTTACTGTTTGGAAGCTCCTTCGGGAACAATTTCAAACTACCGATATTCAAGATTCTCGCCTCGTCAAACAAACCACTATTGCAGCCGGATGTTTAGGAGGCCTATTCTTGGGCCTCATTTACGTAGGACTCAGTTTAGTAGCTGCGCTGCATAGCCCAGTCATCAATGATGTTCCTCCTGAGTCTCTTTTGAGCACGCTTTGTTTTCACCTCTTAGGCCCTTTTCAAGGAGATATTGCTACGCTTGCTGTCGCTTTAGCTTGCTTAACTACTGTCATCAGCTTGGGGGTGACTTTTGCGGAAGTCTTACAAAAAGAATTTTCCCAGCTCCAAATCTCCTATTCTTTTGCCATTATCCTGATAATGCTTTGGACAACCATTTTTGCAAATTTAGGATTTAGTCAGTTGATGTCGATTATCCATCCGATCGTTTCTGTCTGTTACCCCGCCATCATCGTGTTGACCTTCTGCAACGTTATGCATAAGCTTTATGGATGGACCACGGTTAAATTACCTGTTTTTGCCACGTTTGCTGTAACCCTAGGGCTTGACTTTTTCAATCGGCTAGGATAG
- a CDS encoding DUF2937 family protein, which produces MHKWIGGIIDRLCVVCGALLFSQIPSFIQQYSQRLAGHVAELKIQTTALAQAAHLSGKTIDQLIAKFLASGDPDFIRQGELMQHTFVRFHHLSTALAHLQESNAFSRPFIFFSQLDPAIAEGTFKDFAFGVSLTIEGGIYALGGMIIGALSYRLLSFCGRFLKNLGLFVWQAISPTKNS; this is translated from the coding sequence ATGCATAAGTGGATTGGGGGAATCATTGATCGCCTATGCGTTGTATGCGGAGCGCTGCTATTTTCTCAAATTCCGTCGTTCATTCAACAATATAGCCAACGTCTGGCTGGCCATGTGGCCGAACTTAAAATTCAGACAACAGCCCTTGCCCAAGCCGCTCATCTCTCTGGGAAAACGATTGACCAATTAATCGCTAAATTTTTAGCGAGCGGGGATCCAGATTTTATTCGGCAGGGAGAACTGATGCAACATACCTTTGTTCGTTTTCATCATTTAAGCACTGCTCTAGCCCATCTTCAAGAAAGCAATGCCTTTAGCCGACCCTTCATTTTCTTTTCCCAACTCGATCCGGCAATTGCGGAAGGAACATTCAAGGATTTTGCCTTTGGAGTGAGTTTAACGATAGAAGGTGGAATATATGCGTTGGGGGGAATGATCATTGGAGCGCTTTCTTATCGGCTTCTGTCCTTCTGTGGCCGTTTTTTGAAAAATCTCGGTTTGTTTGTATGGCAAGCCATTTCACCAACCAAAAACTCTTAA